A window of Daphnia pulicaria isolate SC F1-1A chromosome 4, SC_F0-13Bv2, whole genome shotgun sequence genomic DNA:
CGCCAAATTGAACGTAATCGGAGTGTTTTCTGTGTCAAAATCAGaatttctctggacgtagaaatggacgggcgccgatttgacgtcggcgtatccaatccatttctggaaatcttttcatttaattatAGAATTGAAAATCAGATAATTGCTACTGAATAATTGGTGAGAATCTAAAACGTTTACCCGCATCGTCAGGGAGTTTAGTGAAGTCGCAGTAAACGGATTCCATTTTCGCCGATCCCATGACGAAATAAAATCCACTTAGGGTGTGGCCAATAATTTTGAGATCCCCGCAAGAAGACGGCAGTCCCGGGATGGCAACAGCTGATTGATTGTTGCTAATTGAAACAGAAATAATGTCGGTTGCTGCTGTgcgttcatttttctctcgtaAAAGGGAAGTTAAAAGCGAATCTTGTTGTTCAACTTTGGCCTCCAGTACAGTCACTTTGGCCTGCAGTTCAATCGTTGTCGATTCCAAGCCCTTTAGTTGATCAACTTTGTCCTCCAAACTTTTCAGTTGTTCCACTTTGGCCTCCAAACTCTTCACGACTTGTTTCATTTCAATCTATTggcaataaatgaaataacataACAATAAGACATCACAAATTACAAATTGAATCGGACAGTCAACGACAAGAGCGCCgcgtgaaaattttttttaaataaattcttaCATAATTTTCATTCAGTTGTAGGAATTCTTCTTCCATGGAAAAGGCAGCGCCTGTCGAACTCGGCGTCCAACAAATCAAAACCAACAGCAAAACAACTTGGGTGAGTGAAACTACAGAAAAATGCGCCATTCTTTAGTTTTTCGTAATTATAGTGAGACTATGTTTTCCAACTCGACGTGcgtttcaatttatatagTTATGACCCTCTGTTGCATGTAACTGAAAGGTTACACTTGATAATTTAGGTAAAcaggtttttatgtttatataatccctgtaaaaaagaagataagttttcgattagaatttttaaatgtcagtCTCATGGTTTgatgttatttgttttatgCGTGGCTATGGACAATCTACTATTTACTGAAGTGGGGATTACCTTGCGCTTGTTGACATGGTAAAGCagggaaaagagaagaaaaataaaaccaaatattGACTTGAATGCACTGAAATTAATTTAGggcatataaaaaataaaatacgtcGTACATTTATATTAGGGCAAAAGTTGCAttaaatcatttccatcttcttccatCCTTTGGCAGAAAAGATTCCGCTCAGTTTACGTCCCATTCGCTAAAACTGGCAATcataattagtttttttaagtCCCCCGCTCTTATTTTTAGAGATAAGTACGCCAGTTTATATTCACCCATGCACAGCAACCgtgaaaagatttttgaaattgatttcaatccGTCAACGAATTAGTtgtgaatgaattttctcccatttctagTCCGACCcgcattttgtaaatttggcaattaaaattgttttttttttttcttgtcacgTCTACATGTTTACAGatagaaaatttgtttgtgcGTCCTACTCCTTATTCCTTAATGAATTGGAGTTGAAAGAATTATCTTCCCTCCCCTCCTTAAAATTCCCTTCCCCAAATGTCTGTGCCGACGttcattttcaagaatttttaatttttcggaATTATAATGAAACTATTTTCCAACTTGACGTTcgtttcaatttatatagTTCGACCCGCATTGTTGCGTTGTGTTTACATAATATTCCTGTCGAAAGAAGATAAATTCAGCGATTAGAAATTTGACTGACTGatgttaaaaatttgttttgctcGTGGCTATGGACATTGGATTGGACAATCTAACGTTTATTGAAGCGGGGAATAACCTGCGGACTGCTCGaacaaggaaaggaaaaacaaatactGTAGATATCAATTATTGActcaaattgaatttatttttcatccgcGGTTTTTTACGTAATTTATATTCGTAaattcgaaaacaaaaaaaaactaaacaattGTGTCCGAGATGGAATCTTCCATCAATTTCGTCTTTTCACCTATACATTCTTATATACACGGCCGGAATTTTATTCTCTGGCTCTCGCAGTCAAATTGCAACGATTTTGTTTCGGTTAAACTGctaaaggaaaaattaaagaatttaagCTCGAGAAATTGATGGGATAAGGTGGCACGAACTCTTCTCTCGCCAGCCTTTGGCGTTTTTATCAAACCTCTCGCGCATCTACTCTGCCGAgtgttgcaaaaaaaaaacaattaaattaaaaaggttttttcgttCAGCCTCAGGGTTCGGCCGTCTCTCATATACCGGTCTATTACAGCAGTAGCCAACTTTCGAGTACTACGGCGTACAACAATGTCCCACCCGTCTTACGATGATAATAATCGATCTGACATGCCCCAAACCAATTCCAGTCTACATAATCATGGTCTGGTATTATTTGTTTAGTATACGTGGCTATTGACAATCTATCGTTTATTGAAACGGGGATTACCCAGCGGACTGGTCCAACAgggaaagaaacagaaaaccaaaaacaaatagaTTTCTATTATTGACTCAAATGACCTTCAAGGCCAAATTAGTttaggtattttttaaaaagaaaaagaaatgattcgTAAACGAAAACAGCGTCCTAATGTTCACATTTAACATGATATGCAGAAGAAATAGGTTGGCACTCTTCCTGTCCCATGTGTTAtgtattgttgttgtgtattttCGAATGtataaaatgttttacttGTATTCTCTTAGTTTGATCCCAGGCCGTCATTGATGGGAATTCGTTACATCCACTTCACCATTCAAGAGTGACACAAACCAAGTtagtttgaataattttattcatttttcaagtagtTACTAATTTGTTGAGATAAACATTTACAGTGTCTAGTTATGTAATAGCAGATACGGTCAATATTTACCTTGACGTTGATCACGATACTACACTCGCAGCGGGGAGGGACTTAAGGCCGTAAGTCCCGGCAATGTTTTCTCCTTCCCGCACAGGGTGGAATTAATTGAACATGTGGTAAATTGCCAATAGTTAAGAATTGCCTGGGTCCTTCAATTCCTTCGGAGATATATCCATTCTTTAAATTTACTTTATTTAAATCGTTTAATTAATATTCTATTGTTTGTGACTACAGCTGGAGCTAGAATAGTTATTACTGCTGACCAAGGAGTGCGATGTggcaaattaattgaattgaagaaaacGGTTGTGACAGCGGTTGAAAAATGTCCGACTGTTAAAACTATTCTCGTAGCCAAAAGAACGGGAAATCCTGTCGTTTCGTCCCCTCTTGACGTCGATCTCGATGAGGTtggtttaaaataattaattgttcTATTAACTGTAACATTAACCAACGGCAAATTTTTGTCAGGCGATGGTTAAAGAGAGCGGCGAATGTGAACCGGCCGTTTTGGACAGCGAAGATTTGCTGTTTATGCTCTACACATCCGGCAGCACGGGAAACCCTAAGGGGATTGTTCATTCCCAAGCTGGCTATCTTCTTTATGCGTCGTTGACACATAGTTTAGTTTTCGATTGCAAAGAAGGAGACATTTTTGGTTGCGTGGCTGACATTGGATGGATCACGGGCCATTCTTACGTCGTGTACGGCCCGTTGGCCAACGGAGTCACGACTCTTTTGttcgagagcacgccaacatATCCCAATCCAGGTCTCGATTGGACGTTGACGTTACGtaattctctttttcccaACAGGTCGATATTGGGAGACTGTTCAGCGACTAAAAATTAACCAATTGTATGCAGCTCCTACGGCCATTCGCTTGTTACTGAAATACGGCGACGAACATGTCGAAAAGTATGATCTCAGCTCTGGGCTCTGTGGTATATGGCATGCCGATTTACGGAATCTGGCCTGCTATATTCTAGGAAAATAGGTAATGtctaatatttattaattttccaaattcATCTTGATGGGAAATCTTTTCTGCAAAGGGGGAGGAGTTGAAAGGCAATGATGTAACACGACGTTGTTACCTATAGAATAATTGTAACCAGGTGCCTTGTTCTTGAAGGCACGCACCATTTATGGAACCCACAGTCAGCTTCCTGGAAACTTATTAtcgacatttttaaaagtaaaaaataatataaaaaattttctttatatttcagAGAATATTCCTTTACGAGTAAGAGTATGAGGGTTAGAATATTGGATAGTATTCAGTGCTCGGTAGTATTGCAGATGTATAGTATTGTAAGTATAGTATTGCAGCTGTTTTGCACTTGGATTGTTGCTTGAGAActtctcatttcattttcatttatatcTTTCGATTGATTTGAGCGACGAATTTGTTCCTCTCGTCTTTTCTCCGCGTCTTTATTActcgaaattaatttttctctcttttccacTTGCTTCTCCGCTTTTTTGAACATATCcgccaatttcttttaaaagacTTGGAAAAACTGCAAAAGGAGACGGAAACTTGCCAACAATCCTATTACACACAACAGCCGTTCTGCTCTGCTAAACGTTTCGTGATGTAGGTAACAGTTGAATTTATAGCTTTATTACGTTTTATCAAAATAGTTATGAAATATCTAATGTTATCTTTATTAGgttcaattgattttctttattctataTTGTAGTTGATGGACCATATCGCTAACCCTGGAATGGACAACTATTGCCTTGAGCATATTTTATAGCCATTACACAGCCAAGAAGAACAGCCTTCAAAATTCTGAAGGGAGATTGCTGAAATTGAAGAATAAATTATATTGATCATATTCCACTTCAAGCACAGCCCTGTCGTTTAAGGTATAAGGTGTAACATAAAGTAAAAACCGTTGTATTTGAGaacgttttaaaatttaattaatgagCTTCACATTCTTTTGCCTCATTAAATCTGGACGCAAAGACAGGGATTCCGATAAACTCGCACCGACTCATCTGGATAAGGACCATAGGATACCTGAATATCTGGATACCGACCAAGCAAATGATGTCACAATGGACACGGTACATCGTGCAGAACCCAAAAAGAATTGGATGAACAAAAAGGTGTACAGCATACAAACGCATTGTATTTGTTATGTTAACAAGTATACTTTAAAGTCTTAAAGGTTTTAAAACGTataaatccttttggattgattaatatttaattttttacaataattgTTCAACAATTTTGTTAATAATCTAAACATTTTTCCAGCTGATTGCAAACTGCACGGACGCACAAGTTAGGCCACAGCTAAGATACAGACGCGGTGGGGATGTCAATTCAGTTTAGTGTTGTATAAAAGTTTcatcttttaattaaaatgactGTAGTAGGCATTTGGCAAAAATTCCTTGATTTCGCCATTGATTTCTTAATTTCTGATTTTGACAGCAGTAACATGTCGAATAGCAGCCCAGGGGGCGAAAGAAGGTGGACAAGAAAGAGAAGTGTGAATTTTGGTTTCCGTAATAAGTTAAGATCGATATTGATTTCCTTAAGACAAGATTGATGCCACAAGCAGAATTGATCCGATTAGCCGAAAGAACATCTGCCGTTACCTATACAGCTTCTCGccgcctctctctcttggaATTGGATAAGTTTGCAGTTAATAATTCTACTTCAACTTAAAGACTTTGTCAAGCCGTTCTCGCCTTGGGATCCACACTGAGCTTTGTGAAATTAATATTAAGAAGATTGAGACAAATTGAACTTGCGATGCCATTTTCTGACGTAACTATAACAcatacggtttttttttttaaatttgctagGTTAGTCCGAGTGTCATATCTCTTAgtattttaatcaaaattgCTGGAGGTCAATGAAATTTTAACATTggcaataaaaagagaaagaaaagatttaaaaaacattttttttcagttttccgTTTTGTTTCCATTATAAATTTGGCATCACCGCTTCTTCTCACAAATGTTCGTCTGCAGTTCCAAATCAAAACTGAAActcgtttttaaaaatctcgtCAAGTTAGGAAATTGTTTGCCCACAAGTCTGCCAAAAACTCAGTTCACAGTGTTGTGTCAAAGTTGaaaccatttatttgtttgattctAGTGAGATTGTGGAGATTGAAGTTGACGTATTAATCAGCAGAGGATACAAATCACAGTTGATCCCTCATGAAGTGTCCGTGAATGGCCGAACGAGACTCTCGACACAAGATGCAGAAAATTCCACTCACCTGATGAGCCACAAGTCCCCGCAACACCACGCGACATTCATCAAAATGGAGGCAGCAGGTAAGAACTTTTTGTACCGGACGCGTAATTTCAATTGCCATGTTTTGACTGATGACTTGCCCATTTGGCATGATTGATTCGCACGACAcgattgaaatgaaatgaaaatgttggacttttatttcttttttaaaaatggccgttgatttttcgtcttttcacCGCGAACGAAAATCAAATGGCGCGCCATTTCATGCGGTTTGTGATGGAGGTTAAAATTATGGAAATTAAAGCCGCAAAAGTGAAACGCAATTACCAAAGCAAAACGCGATAACGTAGACACTAAACGAGTTTCGTTCTcatgttgatttgatttaattttgagCTGCGATagacaaataaatttaaaatgttattttttggtaaaactttcaatcaaaatgagttttttcaataaccccgctcttatttttaaagataGATACGCCAATTTATGTTCAGCGGTGAAAGTCTATAGTAATAATGCTATGCGTAACTGGGTGCATCTCAGAGTGACGGAATCGCACTAGTAACAGTTGCCATAaataacagcttt
This region includes:
- the LOC124336329 gene encoding uncharacterized protein LOC124336329, which produces MAHFSVVSLTQVVLLLVLICWTPSSTGAAFSMEEEFLQLNENYIEMKQVVKSLEAKVEQLKSLEDKVDQLKGLESTTIELQAKVTVLEAKVEQQDSLLTSLLREKNERTAATDIISVSISNNQSAVAIPGLPSSCGDLKIIGHTLSGFYFVMGSAKMESVYCDFTKLPDDADFQKWIGYADVKSAPVHFYVQRNSDFDTENTPITFNLARVNEGNAMDLASGIFTAPRPGIYFFSFAGVAGLGSSSAVDFYSFLYLNGIRIGVSNVYEDNAPVLQYSPLTFQSTLNLKKGDQVWVQFTYIGSLYLHCIADDGNHRTHFTGFMLEEEIVASL
- the LOC124336674 gene encoding acetyl-coenzyme A synthetase 2-like, mitochondrial, producing MSHPSYDDNNRSDMPQTNSSLHNHAGARIVITADQGVRCGKLIELKKTVVTAVEKCPTVKTILVAKRTGNPVVSSPLDVDLDEAMVKESGECEPAVLDSEDLLFMLYTSGSTGNPKGIVHSQAGYLLYASLTHSLVFDCKEGDIFGCVADIGWITGHSYVVYGPLANGVTTLLFESTPTYPNPGRYWETVQRLKINQLYAAPTAIRLLLKYGDEHVEKYDLSSGLCGIWHADLRNLACYILGK